A portion of the Chondrinema litorale genome contains these proteins:
- a CDS encoding DUF7000 family protein — protein MEDLNKYVSIYKKQLDEGNIQKAYTGIVKYVMNLKTVFKKDHSDKFSVGNILQGYMDYTYFYFSNAYLEKYKLKLGLVLNHQDMRFEIWLLGRTVDVQKKYWELLKTSKWNKGREEMPKYSILEGILVDNPDFNNLEQLTKEIENRTIQVSDEILSELKTIN, from the coding sequence ATGGAAGATTTGAATAAATATGTTTCGATTTACAAAAAGCAATTAGACGAAGGGAACATCCAAAAGGCATATACGGGAATTGTAAAGTATGTAATGAACTTGAAAACTGTCTTTAAAAAAGACCACTCAGACAAGTTTTCAGTAGGGAATATTTTACAAGGTTATATGGACTACACCTACTTTTATTTTTCAAATGCATATTTAGAAAAGTATAAATTGAAGCTTGGTCTTGTGCTAAACCATCAAGATATGCGGTTCGAAATATGGCTTTTAGGTCGCACTGTTGATGTTCAGAAGAAATACTGGGAATTACTTAAAACATCAAAGTGGAATAAGGGTAGGGAAGAGATGCCTAAATATTCAATTCTAGAAGGTATTTTGGTGGATAATCCAGACTTCAATAATCTAGAACAGCTAACTAAAGAAATTGAAAATAGAACAATTCAGGTTTCAGACGAAATATTAAGCGAATTGAAAACAATCAATTGA
- a CDS encoding ADP-ribosylglycohydrolase family protein, translating to MNHSQRLALAKRALWGTSIGDAFGESFFGDRNEMIHHIEQRTIPQTSWEFTDDTVMAIAVFEQLEKHQTIIQDDLALQFSLNHDKDVNRGYGATARRILREIGEGADWKVLSQSVFEGMGSLGNGASMRVCSIGAYFFDDLEKVKDLAAKSAEVTHTHLEGITGAIAVAVATALATQFRVEGKSISPEEFIKKVLKELPDSDTKSKINKSLSVAYSYNIESVAAILGNGIKISAPDTVPFAIWCAAWNLANYEEALWKAVSILGDRDTICAIVGGITIMSAKDYSISKTWSNAVEDFEKSIFRN from the coding sequence ATGAACCATTCACAAAGATTAGCATTAGCCAAAAGGGCTTTGTGGGGTACTTCTATTGGCGATGCTTTTGGTGAAAGTTTCTTTGGCGATAGAAATGAAATGATTCATCATATTGAGCAAAGAACCATACCTCAAACATCTTGGGAGTTTACAGATGATACAGTTATGGCAATTGCTGTTTTTGAGCAGTTAGAGAAGCATCAAACAATTATACAAGACGATTTAGCACTTCAATTTTCTTTAAATCACGATAAAGATGTAAATAGAGGATATGGAGCGACAGCCAGAAGAATTTTAAGAGAGATTGGTGAAGGAGCAGACTGGAAAGTGCTTTCTCAAAGTGTATTTGAGGGAATGGGTTCTCTAGGGAATGGAGCTTCTATGAGGGTATGTTCGATTGGTGCCTATTTTTTCGATGATCTAGAAAAAGTAAAAGATTTGGCAGCAAAATCTGCCGAAGTTACACATACTCACTTAGAAGGAATAACCGGAGCAATAGCTGTAGCCGTTGCTACTGCATTAGCCACCCAATTTAGAGTTGAAGGCAAATCAATAAGTCCAGAAGAGTTCATAAAGAAGGTTTTAAAAGAGTTGCCAGACTCTGATACAAAATCCAAAATAAACAAGTCGCTTTCTGTTGCTTATAGTTACAATATCGAGTCTGTAGCTGCTATACTTGGCAATGGAATTAAAATTTCAGCACCAGATACTGTCCCATTTGCTATATGGTGTGCTGCTTGGAATCTCGCAAACTATGAAGAAGCTTTATGGAAAGCGGTTTCAATTTTAGGTGATAGAGATACCATTTGTGCCATTGTTGGCGGCATTACGATAATGTCTGCAAAAGATTATAGTATTTCCAAAACATGGAGCAATGCTGTAGAAGATTTTGAAAAGAGCATTTTCAGAAATTAA
- a CDS encoding cryptochrome/photolyase family protein — protein sequence MKISIFWHRRDIRLADNAGLYHALKSDYPVLPIFIFDTNILDDLEDKQDKRLVFIHDYLQKLDEKLQENKSALLVKYGTPKEVWEDLLKDFDIAEVYTNRDYEPYAKERDEEIGKLLSKKDIPFKTFKDQCIFEKDEVVKNDGGLYTVFTPYSKKWHEKLKLKKSDFYVRSYPTEKYFNNFYQTKPFKIPSLKDIGFEDIETEFPDRSIESKTLNAYADKRDYPAIKGTSRLSVHLRFGTVSIRHLAQRGLRHSDTWLNELIWRDFYMMILDHFPHVVKQNFNKKYDALKWRNNEKEFEAWCKGKTGYPIVDAGMRELNETGFMHNRVRMITASFLTKHLLIDWKWGEAYFAQKLLDYDLSANNGGWQWAAGTGTDAQPYFRIFNPYSQTDKFDKDKKYIKKWVTEFGTDKYPEPIVDHKEARERTLDSYKKALGKD from the coding sequence ATGAAAATTTCCATTTTCTGGCATAGAAGAGATATAAGATTAGCAGATAATGCCGGACTTTACCATGCACTCAAATCAGATTATCCTGTTTTACCAATATTCATTTTTGATACAAACATATTGGATGACTTAGAGGATAAGCAAGATAAAAGGCTTGTGTTTATACACGATTACCTTCAAAAATTAGATGAGAAACTACAAGAAAATAAATCTGCTTTATTGGTAAAGTATGGAACACCTAAAGAAGTATGGGAAGACTTGCTCAAAGATTTTGACATTGCGGAAGTATACACCAACAGAGACTACGAACCTTACGCAAAAGAAAGAGATGAGGAGATAGGCAAACTATTAAGTAAAAAAGACATCCCCTTTAAAACATTTAAAGACCAATGTATTTTTGAAAAAGATGAAGTTGTAAAAAATGATGGCGGCCTTTACACTGTATTTACTCCTTATAGCAAAAAGTGGCATGAAAAACTCAAACTAAAAAAGAGTGATTTTTATGTACGTTCCTACCCTACAGAAAAGTATTTCAATAATTTCTATCAAACCAAACCTTTTAAAATTCCATCATTAAAAGACATTGGTTTTGAAGATATAGAAACTGAATTTCCGGATAGGTCGATTGAAAGCAAAACGCTTAATGCTTATGCCGACAAAAGAGATTACCCAGCAATAAAAGGCACAAGTAGGCTAAGTGTACACTTGCGATTTGGCACTGTAAGTATTAGACACTTAGCCCAGCGAGGTTTAAGACATAGCGATACTTGGCTAAACGAGCTCATATGGAGAGATTTTTATATGATGATTCTAGACCATTTCCCCCATGTGGTTAAGCAAAACTTTAACAAAAAATACGATGCTTTAAAGTGGCGAAATAACGAAAAAGAATTTGAGGCTTGGTGTAAAGGTAAAACCGGTTACCCAATAGTCGATGCAGGCATGCGAGAACTCAACGAAACTGGCTTTATGCATAACAGAGTAAGAATGATTACAGCGAGTTTTTTAACAAAGCATTTACTTATAGACTGGAAATGGGGCGAGGCTTACTTTGCTCAAAAGTTATTAGACTACGATTTATCTGCCAATAATGGCGGTTGGCAATGGGCAGCAGGAACTGGCACCGATGCCCAACCTTATTTTAGAATTTTTAACCCCTACTCCCAAACAGATAAGTTTGACAAGGATAAAAAGTACATAAAGAAATGGGTTACTGAGTTTGGAACAGATAAATATCCAGAACCGATTGTAGACCATAAAGAGGCTAGAGAAAGAACATTAGATAGCTACAAAAAAGCATTGGGAAAAGACTAA
- a CDS encoding nucleoside hydrolase — MKKTPVIFDHDGNADDFISLILVLAMQHVDLKGISITPADCYIENALETTQKLLIKAGRIDIEIGLGNHYGINAFPANWRANPKILNAFPSLILIDTDADQSHFVDGKTLFVNKLKEADEPVTILLTGPCSNLLLALEEEPALADKIEAVVWMAGAFDVPGNVVTYNHDGTAEWNIFWDPVSANKLLKYNLSMVFIPLDVTNQVAVTTDFLKELARHADHFWANLAAQFWATTLDTVPAYAYTYYMWDALATSYLEIPEAFTLEEIETDIIPTGPSAGRTIESKGSGLKIKVAKQVDKTFFFDYLIKTFTNAKSV; from the coding sequence ATGAAAAAAACTCCAGTAATATTCGATCACGATGGTAATGCAGATGATTTTATTTCTTTGATCTTAGTTTTGGCTATGCAGCATGTCGATTTAAAAGGGATAAGTATTACTCCAGCAGATTGTTATATCGAAAATGCTTTAGAAACCACTCAGAAACTCCTAATAAAAGCAGGTAGAATAGATATAGAAATTGGTTTAGGAAACCATTACGGCATCAATGCATTTCCTGCAAATTGGAGAGCAAATCCGAAAATATTAAATGCATTTCCTTCTCTTATTCTTATTGATACAGATGCAGATCAGTCTCATTTTGTAGATGGTAAAACCCTTTTTGTAAATAAACTAAAGGAAGCTGATGAGCCTGTGACAATCTTACTTACAGGGCCATGTTCAAATCTGTTATTGGCTTTAGAAGAAGAACCTGCATTAGCCGATAAGATTGAGGCTGTAGTTTGGATGGCAGGAGCTTTTGATGTGCCGGGTAATGTGGTAACCTATAACCACGATGGCACTGCCGAATGGAATATATTCTGGGATCCGGTATCAGCAAATAAGCTATTAAAATATAATCTGTCAATGGTTTTTATCCCTTTGGATGTAACAAATCAGGTTGCTGTAACCACTGATTTTTTAAAGGAATTGGCGAGGCATGCAGATCATTTTTGGGCTAATTTGGCAGCACAATTCTGGGCAACTACATTAGATACGGTACCTGCTTATGCTTATACTTATTATATGTGGGATGCGCTTGCTACGAGTTATTTAGAAATTCCAGAAGCTTTTACATTAGAAGAAATAGAGACAGATATTATACCTACTGGACCAAGTGCCGGCAGAACCATAGAAAGTAAAGGTTCAGGGCTTAAAATTAAAGTTGCCAAGCAGGTAGATAAAACATTTTTCTTTGATTACCTGATAAAGACATTTACAAATGCGAAGAGTGTTTAA
- a CDS encoding HD domain-containing protein: MWNQDLYQQTILFVAEAHKEQKVPGTDLPYLVHLSNVCMEIMAALHYDSNGVNPDVCMLCALLHDSVEDTDVTAQMVKDKYGDAVATGVAVLTKNESLPKPERMPDSLARIKAAGKAAGMVKMADRIVNLQAPPAYWPDRKIKVYQEEARLIHSELNQFHQSLAERLAKKIEDYGVYVK, translated from the coding sequence ATGTGGAATCAGGATTTATACCAACAGACTATCTTATTTGTGGCTGAAGCACACAAAGAGCAAAAAGTACCGGGAACAGATTTGCCGTATCTGGTGCATTTGAGCAATGTTTGCATGGAGATTATGGCAGCTTTACATTACGATAGTAATGGGGTAAATCCTGATGTTTGCATGCTTTGTGCCTTACTGCACGATTCAGTAGAAGATACTGATGTAACAGCACAAATGGTAAAAGATAAATATGGTGATGCAGTAGCTACTGGAGTTGCTGTACTTACCAAAAATGAAAGTTTACCTAAGCCAGAACGAATGCCAGATAGTTTGGCAAGAATTAAAGCTGCTGGTAAAGCAGCAGGTATGGTTAAAATGGCAGACAGAATTGTAAACCTCCAAGCTCCGCCAGCTTATTGGCCAGATAGAAAGATTAAAGTCTATCAAGAAGAAGCCCGCCTCATCCACTCCGAGCTTAATCAATTCCACCAATCCCTCGCAGAGAGGCTAGCTAAAAAAATTGAAGATTATGGGGTTTATGTGAAGTAA
- a CDS encoding S8 family serine peptidase — protein MHQPFFLLTTLKKIFFTDKRAVLCCLLFLLTFSSNLSFAQSKAVFFFNDKVGSAFTISDAEEFLTERAILRREKQGISLNERDLPVSSVYLDSMVEAGATVLYTTKWLNGVLVEVDDEAVFETIQNFTFIKESNINLGTLSISSFSSTEEKHISTANKKLETDLDYGNSYNQLEMLGVPTMHAMGYKGEGMLIAVLDGGFNNADEITVFDSLFINDQILNTYDFVEREENVYDDHNHGTQVLSTMAGNTPGSLIGSAYKADYVLLRSEDVSNESRLEEFYWLVAAEYADSIGADIINSSVGYNIFDDELDNYTQDDLDGETAFITIAADFAASTGMFIVSSAGNEGNDPWGSITPPADGDSVLAVGAVNSVQSYAAFSSVGPSADGRIKPDVTAQGSSTVVGSGSGNITSSNGTSFSAPIIAGLAAGIWQARPELTNMQLLDTIKSISSQYENPDNELGYGVPDFRRLSTVLSASDQINSFEFQMYPIPFATSLQIALPTELIGNDVEVRIYDLMGKILFKKNTTVTDNYLILKESELINISKGMMILGVSGNVGSAYRKVIKN, from the coding sequence ATGCACCAACCATTTTTTCTGCTAACTACATTGAAAAAAATCTTTTTTACGGATAAAAGAGCAGTACTTTGCTGTTTGCTTTTTCTCTTAACATTTAGCTCTAATCTATCTTTTGCTCAATCAAAAGCTGTATTTTTCTTTAATGACAAAGTCGGCTCTGCATTTACAATAAGTGATGCTGAAGAGTTTTTAACAGAAAGAGCAATTCTAAGAAGAGAAAAGCAGGGAATCAGTTTAAACGAGCGCGATTTGCCAGTGAGTAGTGTATATCTTGATTCTATGGTTGAGGCAGGAGCAACAGTTCTTTACACCACAAAATGGCTCAACGGGGTTTTGGTTGAAGTAGACGACGAAGCAGTTTTTGAAACTATCCAAAATTTCACCTTCATAAAAGAAAGTAATATAAACTTGGGTACTTTGAGTATTTCTTCATTTTCTTCGACTGAAGAAAAACATATTTCAACGGCTAACAAAAAACTTGAAACAGATTTGGATTATGGAAACTCCTATAACCAACTCGAAATGCTTGGAGTGCCTACCATGCATGCTATGGGATATAAAGGTGAGGGAATGTTGATTGCGGTGTTAGATGGTGGATTTAACAATGCAGATGAAATTACTGTATTTGATTCTCTTTTTATAAATGATCAAATTCTGAACACTTATGATTTTGTAGAAAGAGAAGAAAATGTATATGATGATCATAACCATGGAACGCAAGTACTTTCAACAATGGCAGGTAACACGCCTGGAAGTTTAATTGGTAGTGCTTACAAAGCTGATTACGTTTTACTTAGAAGTGAAGATGTATCTAATGAATCGAGATTGGAAGAATTTTACTGGCTTGTTGCAGCAGAATATGCAGATAGCATTGGTGCAGATATTATCAATTCATCGGTAGGGTATAATATATTTGATGATGAGCTTGATAATTATACACAGGACGATCTGGACGGAGAAACGGCATTCATTACAATTGCCGCAGATTTTGCAGCTTCTACAGGTATGTTTATAGTTTCTAGTGCTGGCAATGAGGGCAATGACCCTTGGGGTTCAATTACTCCTCCAGCAGATGGTGATTCTGTTTTAGCCGTAGGGGCAGTAAATTCAGTTCAGTCATATGCTGCTTTTTCCTCTGTTGGTCCCAGTGCTGATGGAAGAATAAAACCCGATGTTACTGCACAAGGTAGTTCAACTGTGGTAGGTAGCGGTTCTGGTAATATAACTTCTTCTAACGGTACTTCATTTTCAGCACCTATCATTGCAGGTTTAGCCGCTGGCATTTGGCAAGCAAGACCAGAATTAACCAATATGCAATTGTTAGATACCATCAAGTCAATTTCATCGCAATATGAAAACCCAGATAACGAGCTTGGTTATGGTGTACCAGATTTTAGAAGACTTTCCACAGTATTATCTGCTAGTGATCAAATAAATAGCTTCGAATTTCAGATGTATCCAATTCCATTTGCTACCTCATTACAAATTGCTTTACCTACAGAGCTAATTGGGAATGATGTTGAGGTGAGAATTTATGATTTAATGGGGAAAATACTTTTTAAGAAAAATACAACCGTTACAGATAATTACCTCATTTTAAAAGAAAGTGAATTAATAAATATATCAAAAGGTATGATGATTTTGGGAGTTTCTGGAAATGTTGGCTCTGCCTATAGAAAGGTGATAAAAAACTAA
- a CDS encoding DUF1835 domain-containing protein has protein sequence MPNTIQYHIFNGDSSKEAFLHSPLNSDAHVKIAWREMLCEGPVNEPILSDAFFYTRAKYLHETYGIDLNDFENGKSELLRITQISADADITLWFEYDLFCQLNMMATLSYLAGKHTNIYLVCAGVEEGKKGLQTLGHYKPDDYPQLFARRIKLSQADITFAQNVWQAYAFGTPEKLEQLLRRNTPDTFPYLNSAIKAHFKRFPSTTNGLSEAQHKILTFASNEKLSKNQLVGKLLRSENTLGFGDLQYFHLIDNLSILLKIEEERVTINNTGKEILSGKKDFTQISDKQYYLGAVLNNNYRWDDTYKKLIPLSS, from the coding sequence ATGCCTAACACCATTCAGTACCATATTTTTAATGGAGATAGCAGCAAAGAAGCATTTCTGCACTCTCCATTAAATTCTGATGCGCATGTAAAAATTGCGTGGAGAGAAATGCTTTGCGAAGGTCCAGTAAACGAGCCGATATTGAGCGATGCTTTTTTTTATACCAGAGCAAAGTATTTACATGAAACTTATGGTATAGATTTGAATGACTTTGAAAATGGCAAAAGTGAGCTATTAAGAATTACTCAAATTTCTGCTGATGCAGATATTACACTTTGGTTTGAGTATGATTTGTTTTGCCAGTTAAATATGATGGCTACACTTAGCTATTTAGCAGGCAAACATACAAACATATACTTGGTATGTGCTGGAGTTGAAGAAGGTAAAAAAGGCTTACAAACTTTAGGGCATTATAAACCAGACGATTATCCTCAATTATTTGCAAGAAGGATAAAGCTCTCTCAAGCAGATATTACTTTTGCACAAAATGTTTGGCAAGCTTATGCTTTTGGTACTCCTGAAAAATTAGAACAACTACTTAGAAGAAATACACCAGATACTTTTCCCTATCTAAACAGTGCTATTAAAGCACATTTTAAAAGATTCCCATCAACTACAAATGGCTTGTCTGAAGCCCAACATAAAATTCTAACTTTTGCATCTAATGAAAAGCTAAGTAAAAACCAGTTGGTTGGTAAACTGCTTCGTTCTGAAAACACCTTGGGTTTTGGAGACTTACAATATTTTCATTTGATAGATAACTTAAGTATTCTGCTCAAAATAGAAGAAGAACGTGTTACAATCAATAATACTGGAAAAGAAATTTTATCGGGTAAAAAAGATTTTACACAAATTTCAGATAAGCAATATTATTTAGGAGCGGTATTAAACAACAATTATCGCTGGGATGATACTTATAAAAAGTTAATACCTCTAAGTTCTTAA
- the ggt gene encoding gamma-glutamyltransferase produces MIKNFYTLLLAVVFFVASCSESVNQTVLEDKPVKGVIGSNGMVVTAHPLASQVGLDILKQGGTAFDAAIAVQYALAVVLPKAGNIGGGGFMVYRTAEGETGALDFREKAPGKGHKDMYLDADKNVIDTLSKKGHLAVGVPGTVAGMDEAFNKLGTLPFEKLIQPSIDLAKNGFILTEYEASLLNRFQKSFREINTHEIYLLQDEDYVEGDSIYHKDLALTLERIRDNGKDGFYKGETADLIEKEMKKGGGIISKEDLASYEAKWRDPIEVTYKDDYKIISMPPSSSGGVALAQLMLGSESYDFKGMGLLSAKSIHLMTELQRRVYADRSTHLGDMDYYDVPVEMLIDRNYLAERFSTISMDTATPSQEVKAGSVEAIESFETTHFSIVDKQGNAVSITTTLNSYYGCKVMVEGAGFFLNNEMDDFSVKPGVANQFGLVGAEANSIQPGKRMLSSMTPTIVEKDGKLFMVVGTPGGSTIITNVYQVVLYAIEHDLTMQEAVDAKKMHSQWLPDRVIVEAGIDSLTLDTLKLMGHEIREIQQIGRIEAIMVQEDGSFEGAADVTRTGDATALGY; encoded by the coding sequence ATGATCAAAAACTTTTATACACTTTTGCTGGCTGTAGTTTTTTTTGTTGCAAGCTGTAGTGAATCTGTAAACCAGACAGTGCTGGAAGACAAACCAGTTAAAGGAGTAATCGGTAGTAATGGCATGGTAGTTACAGCACATCCATTAGCTTCTCAAGTTGGATTGGATATTTTAAAACAAGGAGGAACCGCATTTGATGCTGCCATTGCAGTACAATATGCATTAGCAGTAGTATTACCTAAAGCCGGAAATATTGGTGGAGGCGGTTTTATGGTTTATCGTACTGCCGAAGGCGAAACTGGTGCACTCGATTTTAGAGAAAAAGCTCCGGGTAAAGGCCATAAAGATATGTATCTCGATGCCGATAAAAATGTAATTGATACCTTGAGTAAAAAAGGACATTTAGCTGTTGGTGTACCAGGAACAGTTGCCGGAATGGATGAAGCCTTTAACAAATTAGGTACTTTGCCTTTCGAAAAACTCATACAACCTTCTATTGATTTGGCGAAAAATGGCTTTATACTTACCGAATACGAAGCTAGTTTGCTAAACCGTTTTCAGAAATCTTTTAGAGAAATTAATACGCACGAAATCTATTTGCTCCAAGACGAAGACTATGTAGAAGGAGATTCTATTTACCATAAAGACCTTGCACTAACACTAGAAAGAATAAGAGATAATGGCAAAGATGGTTTCTACAAAGGTGAAACAGCAGATTTGATTGAGAAAGAAATGAAAAAAGGTGGGGGAATTATTTCGAAAGAAGACCTCGCCAGTTACGAAGCTAAATGGAGAGATCCTATTGAAGTAACTTACAAAGACGATTATAAGATCATTTCTATGCCTCCTTCTTCGAGTGGTGGAGTGGCTTTAGCTCAGTTAATGCTTGGTAGCGAAAGCTACGATTTTAAAGGAATGGGCTTGCTTTCGGCTAAAAGTATTCACCTAATGACAGAGCTGCAAAGAAGAGTGTATGCAGATAGATCTACGCACTTAGGTGATATGGATTATTACGATGTACCAGTAGAAATGCTTATTGATAGAAACTATTTGGCTGAGCGTTTTAGTACTATTTCTATGGATACTGCTACACCATCGCAAGAAGTAAAAGCGGGTTCTGTAGAAGCAATTGAAAGTTTTGAAACTACTCATTTCTCAATTGTAGATAAACAAGGTAATGCAGTTTCTATCACAACTACACTTAATAGCTATTATGGTTGCAAAGTAATGGTAGAAGGAGCTGGTTTCTTTTTAAATAATGAAATGGATGACTTTAGTGTAAAACCCGGAGTAGCAAACCAATTTGGTTTAGTAGGTGCAGAGGCTAACTCTATCCAACCCGGAAAACGTATGTTAAGTAGTATGACACCTACCATTGTAGAAAAAGATGGTAAATTATTTATGGTAGTTGGAACTCCCGGAGGTTCAACCATTATTACCAATGTATACCAAGTGGTCTTATATGCAATTGAACATGATTTAACCATGCAAGAAGCTGTAGATGCTAAAAAAATGCACTCGCAGTGGTTACCAGACCGAGTAATTGTAGAAGCAGGCATTGACAGTCTGACTTTGGATACATTGAAGTTGATGGGGCATGAGATTAGAGAAATTCAACAAATTGGAAGAATTGAAGCGATTATGGTGCAGGAAGATGGTTCGTTCGAAGGAGCAGCAGATGTTACCAGAACAGGAGATGCTACTGCGCTAGGTTATTAA
- the prs gene encoding ribose-phosphate diphosphokinase encodes MDTKNITSLTKNKDVIVVGNLSDSYFAIDIADFLEQKTDFSDLIMLKTFANSEFCPRFTAHDEDDYSTIGSTLAGKTVIIVSVHRGHVSRNELAMRNFIIARAAKDNDAKEVILVEPELFYSAQDRGPKRSHGKTNFEREMADLYKFNGQPFTARLYATLLKSSGIDMVVTVHNHSVATHHEYTEIFGENNFVNLFPDSLFNYYIHNSGIVDPANTVLIAPDKGAVDFVSSVARANGTNLPIVIMDKIRTGERKVHMTVAQHSQYPLSFIKDRDIVVLDDMVRTGGTIVACCKLLREYNPRKVIFMTTHFHSSEETKVNLATPAIDEIITTSTLPSILNRDNQGRLRKKMAVLKINKWIASYLNERLNMNVNIEPPLYVENMSDKNPRSSERDKKS; translated from the coding sequence GTGGACACAAAAAATATAACTTCTTTAACAAAAAACAAAGATGTAATTGTTGTTGGTAATTTATCAGACAGCTATTTTGCTATTGATATTGCCGACTTTTTAGAACAGAAAACGGACTTTTCAGACCTGATTATGCTCAAAACATTTGCAAACTCAGAGTTCTGCCCAAGGTTTACAGCACACGACGAAGATGATTATTCTACAATAGGATCAACTTTGGCGGGTAAAACTGTAATTATAGTTTCTGTTCACAGAGGTCATGTTTCTAGAAACGAGTTGGCAATGCGTAATTTCATTATTGCCAGAGCGGCAAAAGATAATGATGCCAAAGAAGTGATTTTGGTTGAGCCAGAACTTTTCTATTCTGCACAAGACAGAGGACCTAAGAGAAGTCACGGTAAAACCAACTTTGAAAGAGAGATGGCAGATTTATATAAATTTAACGGGCAACCGTTTACTGCCAGACTGTATGCTACCCTATTAAAGTCTTCTGGTATAGATATGGTTGTAACAGTGCATAATCACAGTGTTGCTACCCACCACGAGTACACTGAAATTTTTGGTGAAAATAATTTCGTAAACCTTTTCCCAGACAGTTTATTCAATTATTACATTCATAATTCTGGTATTGTAGACCCAGCAAACACAGTGCTTATTGCACCAGATAAAGGTGCTGTAGACTTTGTAAGTAGCGTTGCCAGGGCTAATGGCACAAACCTGCCAATTGTGATTATGGATAAAATTAGAACTGGTGAGCGTAAAGTACATATGACAGTCGCACAGCATTCTCAATATCCTCTTTCATTTATTAAAGATAGAGATATTGTGGTGTTAGATGATATGGTAAGAACAGGAGGAACTATCGTTGCTTGCTGCAAATTACTTAGAGAGTACAATCCAAGAAAGGTAATCTTTATGACCACCCACTTTCATAGTTCAGAAGAAACTAAAGTGAACCTTGCTACCCCTGCTATTGATGAAATTATTACGACCAGTACTTTACCTTCTATCTTGAACAGAGATAATCAGGGAAGATTGAGAAAGAAAATGGCAGTTTTAAAAATTAATAAGTGGATTGCTTCATATCTAAATGAAAGATTAAATATGAATGTAAATATTGAACCGCCATTATACGTGGAAAATATGTCTGATAAAAACCCTCGTTCATCTGAAAGAGATAAAAAATCATAA
- a CDS encoding LysE family translocator: protein MPVFEGIKYGLVLMMIIGPSFFYLLRVGIMKGFRSAAGFALGILLTDAFFIFAIFFGLSELLKNIEVQTVSSIIAGAIMFYLGYSYLVNMGKEENLKDKEETNSNINLGITGYVLKGMAINGLNPFTVIMWIAVLATVMTREDYSDTQFLMFFVGLLGTVVSADIVKAYLAHRIAKVLTNNTLQIMNKVLGVIFIGLSLRFFYFAFVNYKVLLGLKF, encoded by the coding sequence ATGCCGGTTTTTGAAGGAATTAAATATGGCTTAGTATTAATGATGATTATCGGCCCTTCATTTTTCTATTTGTTGAGAGTGGGAATAATGAAAGGTTTTAGGAGTGCAGCGGGCTTTGCCTTAGGAATTCTTCTAACAGATGCATTTTTTATATTCGCTATATTTTTTGGTTTGTCTGAGCTATTAAAGAACATTGAAGTACAGACGGTTTCTAGCATTATAGCAGGTGCCATTATGTTTTATCTGGGTTATAGCTATCTAGTTAATATGGGCAAAGAAGAAAACTTAAAAGACAAGGAAGAAACCAATAGTAATATCAATCTGGGAATTACAGGCTATGTGCTAAAGGGAATGGCAATTAATGGTTTAAATCCATTTACAGTAATTATGTGGATTGCTGTGCTAGCTACTGTAATGACTAGAGAAGATTACTCAGATACGCAGTTTTTAATGTTTTTTGTGGGCTTATTGGGTACTGTTGTTTCTGCGGATATTGTGAAAGCTTACTTGGCACATCGCATCGCCAAGGTTTTAACAAATAATACTTTACAAATAATGAATAAGGTATTGGGAGTAATTTTTATAGGCTTAAGTCTGAGGTTTTTCTATTTTGCTTTTGTAAACTATAAAGTGTTGCTAGGATTAAAGTTTTAG